A stretch of the Clostridium botulinum genome encodes the following:
- a CDS encoding ABC transporter permease subunit, protein MLFTLIKNEIIKLMHRKKTLVVIIAFTLLVGFIGFVTYKEATNMQKSQNPENRIKSQQENIKYTEQGKKNASNELKNCKDEVRKKALINELKDYDNQIKEYNNMIEEIKQEVKKGKPNWRVTLQNRIKESESMLKDKNTNEREKNYINNNLQKYKYLLQNNIEPQEENYDVRATGFIEGLFKLLGMIFLLFGIIIFASDMVSGEYTPPTMKFLLTEPVSRGKILFAKFISVLISSIVLIVGIEIIAFVVFGLIFKFGDMSYPVQVGTKYVKDLLLSQQNGKTVFKVVAGSTYIIPMWKYVVNMFLFQTAFIVAAVSFTFLLSTIMKSSMISMALSVVLAIVFNIFTLMGFLRGYAHYLFSTFGDPSDILTGEIIQRYGNMSMTPGIVIGVLVTWTVICYIISHIVFTKKDILI, encoded by the coding sequence AGGTTTTGTAACATATAAAGAAGCAACTAATATGCAAAAATCACAAAATCCTGAAAATAGAATAAAGAGTCAACAAGAAAATATTAAGTATACTGAACAAGGTAAGAAAAATGCTAGCAATGAACTTAAAAATTGTAAGGATGAAGTAAGAAAAAAAGCATTAATTAACGAATTAAAAGATTATGATAATCAAATAAAAGAATATAACAACATGATAGAAGAAATAAAACAAGAAGTTAAAAAAGGAAAACCCAATTGGAGAGTTACATTACAAAACAGAATAAAAGAATCAGAATCAATGTTAAAAGATAAGAATACAAATGAACGTGAAAAAAATTATATCAATAATAATTTACAAAAATATAAATATTTATTACAAAACAATATAGAACCCCAAGAAGAAAACTATGATGTAAGAGCTACAGGTTTTATTGAAGGATTATTTAAACTGTTAGGAATGATTTTCTTATTGTTTGGTATTATAATATTTGCATCGGATATGGTTTCAGGAGAATATACTCCTCCTACAATGAAATTCTTATTAACAGAGCCAGTATCAAGAGGAAAGATATTGTTTGCAAAATTTATATCTGTATTAATTTCATCAATTGTACTTATTGTTGGAATAGAGATTATAGCATTTGTAGTATTTGGACTTATATTTAAGTTCGGAGATATGAGTTACCCAGTACAAGTAGGAACAAAATATGTTAAGGATTTATTACTAAGTCAACAAAATGGTAAAACTGTATTTAAAGTTGTGGCAGGAAGCACTTATATAATTCCTATGTGGAAATATGTTGTAAATATGTTTTTATTTCAAACAGCATTTATAGTAGCAGCAGTATCGTTTACATTTTTATTATCAACAATTATGAAAAGTAGTATGATTTCTATGGCTTTAAGTGTTGTGCTAGCAATAGTGTTTAACATATTTACACTCATGGGATTTTTAAGGGGGTATGCCCATTATTTATTTAGTACTTTTGGGGATCCAAGTGATATATTAACGGGAGAAATAATACAAAGATATGGTAATATGAGCATGACTCCAGGAATAGTCATAGGGGTATTAGTAACATGGACAGTTATTTGTTATATTATTTCACATATTGTATTTACTAAAAAGGATATATTAATATAA
- a CDS encoding NUDIX hydrolase — MKDKLVYDGWLKVYNREIEKNKYDILKNYDAISAIVLNEFDEILLVKQFRPAIMEETLEVPAGCVDIDGEKKETCLIRELREETNLNIAEGEINKVIEYKPIMGFSNSTMTIFEVRIKKDLIKTNKICNDDVTEIVWMNLKEFENNIQNGTIFDGKTVMSYFYLKSSLENFK, encoded by the coding sequence ATGAAGGACAAATTAGTTTATGATGGATGGTTAAAAGTATACAATAGAGAAATAGAAAAAAATAAATATGATATATTAAAAAATTATGATGCTATATCAGCTATAGTGTTAAATGAATTTGATGAAATTTTATTAGTAAAACAATTTAGACCTGCAATTATGGAAGAAACATTAGAAGTGCCAGCAGGATGTGTAGATATTGATGGAGAAAAAAAGGAAACTTGTTTAATTAGAGAATTAAGAGAAGAAACAAATTTAAACATAGCAGAAGGAGAAATAAATAAGGTTATAGAATATAAGCCTATAATGGGATTTAGTAATAGTACTATGACTATATTTGAGGTTAGAATAAAGAAGGATTTAATAAAAACTAATAAAATATGTAATGATGATGTTACAGAGATTGTATGGATGAATCTCAAGGAATTTGAAAATAATATTCAGAATGGTACAATTTTTGATGGTAAAACTGTTATGTCATATTTTTATTTAAAGTCTAGTTTAGAAAATTTCAAATAG
- the ndk gene encoding nucleoside-diphosphate kinase encodes MEKSLVLIKPDAVERNLIGEIICFYEKEDLKITALRMLTASKEIADKHYAEHKGKPYYDELITFITRSPLCAMVVEGENAIAKVRKTNGNTDPSKADKNTIRGSFGISKTENSVHSSDSPDNAKKEIALWF; translated from the coding sequence GTGGAAAAAAGTCTTGTTTTAATAAAACCTGATGCTGTTGAAAGAAATTTAATAGGGGAAATAATTTGTTTTTATGAAAAAGAGGATCTCAAGATAACCGCATTAAGAATGTTAACCGCTTCTAAAGAAATTGCTGATAAACACTACGCAGAACATAAAGGAAAACCTTATTATGATGAACTTATAACTTTTATAACTCGCAGCCCTTTATGTGCAATGGTTGTTGAAGGTGAAAATGCTATTGCTAAAGTTAGAAAAACAAATGGGAATACTGATCCTTCGAAAGCCGATAAAAATACTATCAGAGGTTCTTTTGGTATTTCAAAAACTGAAAATTCTGTTCATTCTTCTGATAGCCCAGATAATGCAAAAAAGGAAATAGCTCTTTGGTTTTAA
- a CDS encoding diguanylate cyclase: MELINSKYKILKNIKQDRKTSSYIVRNMVNDKIENLVIINSDYISKKLTNFLINNFIKLSNIDTENIIKVFDFGLVNSIDNKSLTYKQYYYTSEYLDESYEINNLIKELSYEEVIDIYIEILRGVNYLNLRGLKYEDINFKNIFLYKKDNRYKVKFKDLISIKIENLYLRGEVDGGIIFKAPEILNGEDSTIKSDIYSLGVLIYILLLLKLNMDIDLKQDIYSLINNNKAIRILPKSEMEFDNKFKEILNKMISVYPQNRFNNINEVVKEINNITGKKYTAYNYTEIEKLNFNTPIVDRECELKTIICEYKAMKEKKSKNKCIFVHGETGIGKTKILKEIKRILSLEGNLVYSSFPNINNEKNKNFIEIVKKIINSCGKELEETYKSELVKFIPDLGENKSIIPSEPLASFYEKIRVFKLSESFIKEAFKDKIGVIIIDNIDMFRKFSLELLEYIYNSKVIKNLIIIISYNEENLFNSVFFEFVDKMSKNKNTTNMPLSGLSFEGTAALIEKLLGLSEYPIKFSERIYSKTYGNPLFVEETIKNFFLNKVIYINESTGRWETDYKGNYDYLPIPHSIEQASKNEIKKIDAESYFILEFIAIFNEGVNQKIIEEFMKKDGLNYSEIIQDLISKGILCRKIEDTGFIYDFYSKILKDLVYNKIDEKVEMHREVVELLIKYGDNTIENRKDIIYHLEKSYQNIRAVTYYIENANRMLMLKNHTEALFNLRKAIHLLPERYNDEKIRLLLQISDISMELFNFSYANRALNTAMKLISEKDNIKYKIDILSRISNVYLNKNKLEIALTKIEYVDKLLQNIDYKKGFIDSKIILANIYYKKGEYEKVIKICTEGIKECDDNYIKLRVVLYNILGKSNMYLNYIDEAVKDYGKVYLDSKKINYQKGIVLAYSNLATIYLNYYQILDIAEEYLIKVKEICEKNKLLYHEVIVLQRLGQIYSERFQYEKALNIFEKALNKSKYIEYVNGIFNSMSFIATLQLRLSNYEEAFKYYKIAEKYIKDNTDSLNNIYKYCLLQGAFLFNLGDIKKTKQYVTKALDIYAEEKSLLRWKAEEILIFIKLVQEHEKINLNKYIYRIKRISNRYKNHLNKLNFIYSVSIIIHELGYKNVAIKLFNSMLTDSWSSINDRIKLKELYFKGISEKGDQKLTFLYEALKIAKKLKDSIMECRIYIKLGDHYYHNEKYSFSAYYYLESCEIIRKLLFNVFKNNRIQYCNFNNFVKPFKRLNIIKTIFSEDEENEYGVFDSKFKNEYNIHSERELMELLNFDNLISLLSNKKFMKSLNKIYNSFYSIGICHQKDIISNLTCDSLKNLKLIIQYISSKTLATEAEIVIENEGNEFITIASLTGNDIRKENKEIFQRVKKTKNPFVVFNNEVNPDKFQFSSVTREKKAIVCIPVMMCYNDSSLFRRKSQQILKAPVINGYIYISSEKFMNNISKRSINNCIKLVNLIAYIIDKYQLNISCSIDKLTGAYTRKYLEEKLSESIEYANCNNDKFSIIMFDLDHFKNINDTFGHQVGDKVLHSVCNTVMNNLRSEDICGRYGGEEFIAVLPRINNKEALKIADRIRRAIEESKIMGDEMPITISAGIATYPCQAQLKRELIEKADQALYMAKDLGRNRCQIWRSEFGNKVKVTSKLTGIISGNFPQDSRNVLGMIELMDIISENIKIEEKIHKILGHIIGITEAEYANLIFMDENNNTFESFGRKRLQEDWSYEYSCKEKIIEKVIQQRQGICVMDWNEAFNYDLLTVLPEWYSIMAIPIIKNDIVKSILYLSVPCKIKKFSRDELNFVTILSRIITYIN, from the coding sequence GTGGAGCTAATTAACAGTAAGTATAAGATTTTAAAAAATATAAAACAAGATAGAAAAACTTCATCATATATTGTGAGAAATATGGTTAATGATAAAATAGAGAATTTGGTCATAATTAACTCAGATTATATATCAAAAAAATTAACTAACTTTCTTATAAATAATTTTATAAAATTATCTAATATTGATACTGAAAATATTATAAAAGTTTTTGATTTTGGATTAGTAAATTCTATAGATAATAAAAGTTTAACATATAAACAATATTATTATACCAGTGAATATTTAGATGAATCCTATGAAATAAACAATTTAATAAAGGAATTATCTTATGAAGAGGTTATAGATATATACATTGAGATATTAAGAGGAGTAAATTATCTGAATTTAAGAGGATTAAAATATGAAGATATAAATTTTAAAAATATTTTTTTATATAAAAAAGATAATAGATATAAAGTTAAATTTAAGGATTTAATTAGTATTAAAATAGAAAATTTATATTTGAGAGGGGAAGTGGATGGTGGAATTATATTTAAAGCACCAGAAATATTAAATGGTGAAGATTCCACAATTAAAAGCGATATATATTCTTTAGGTGTACTTATATATATATTATTATTATTAAAATTAAATATGGATATAGATTTAAAACAAGATATTTATTCATTAATTAATAATAATAAAGCCATACGAATATTACCTAAAAGTGAAATGGAATTTGATAATAAGTTTAAAGAAATATTGAACAAAATGATATCGGTATATCCGCAAAACAGATTTAATAATATAAATGAAGTGGTTAAAGAAATAAATAATATTACAGGTAAAAAATATACAGCCTATAATTATACTGAAATTGAAAAGCTTAATTTTAATACTCCAATAGTTGATAGAGAATGTGAATTAAAAACTATTATTTGTGAGTATAAGGCTATGAAGGAAAAGAAATCTAAAAATAAATGTATATTTGTTCATGGAGAAACCGGAATAGGAAAAACTAAAATTTTAAAAGAAATAAAAAGAATTTTAAGTTTAGAAGGCAATTTAGTATATTCAAGTTTTCCTAATATAAATAATGAAAAAAATAAAAATTTCATAGAAATAGTAAAAAAGATTATTAATTCTTGTGGAAAGGAATTGGAAGAAACCTATAAGTCAGAACTTGTAAAGTTTATACCAGACCTTGGAGAAAATAAAAGCATAATACCATCAGAACCATTAGCATCATTTTATGAAAAAATAAGAGTTTTTAAATTATCAGAAAGTTTTATTAAAGAAGCATTTAAAGATAAGATAGGTGTAATTATTATAGATAATATAGATATGTTCAGAAAGTTTTCATTAGAACTTTTAGAATATATATATAATTCAAAGGTTATAAAGAATTTAATTATAATTATATCGTATAATGAAGAAAATTTATTTAATTCGGTATTTTTTGAGTTCGTTGATAAAATGAGTAAAAACAAAAATACAACCAATATGCCACTAAGTGGATTATCGTTTGAAGGTACTGCAGCTTTAATAGAAAAATTATTAGGACTTTCAGAATATCCAATAAAATTTTCTGAAAGAATATACTCGAAAACTTATGGGAATCCTTTATTTGTGGAAGAGACTATTAAAAATTTTTTTCTAAACAAAGTAATATATATAAATGAAAGTACTGGAAGGTGGGAAACGGATTATAAGGGAAATTATGATTATTTACCAATACCACATTCTATAGAACAAGCCTCTAAAAATGAAATAAAAAAAATAGATGCAGAATCATATTTTATACTTGAATTTATTGCAATATTTAATGAAGGGGTAAACCAAAAAATTATAGAAGAGTTTATGAAAAAAGATGGATTAAATTATAGTGAAATTATACAAGATTTAATATCAAAAGGGATACTTTGCAGAAAAATAGAAGACACAGGATTTATATATGATTTTTATAGTAAGATTTTAAAAGATTTAGTATACAATAAAATAGATGAAAAGGTTGAAATGCATAGGGAAGTTGTTGAGCTTTTAATAAAATATGGTGATAATACTATAGAAAATAGAAAAGATATAATATATCATTTAGAAAAATCATACCAAAATATAAGAGCGGTAACATATTATATTGAAAATGCTAATAGAATGCTTATGTTAAAAAATCATACAGAAGCATTGTTTAATTTAAGAAAGGCTATTCATTTATTACCTGAAAGATATAATGATGAAAAAATAAGACTTTTATTACAAATATCAGATATAAGTATGGAATTATTTAATTTTAGTTATGCTAATAGAGCATTAAATACAGCAATGAAGCTCATTAGTGAAAAAGATAATATTAAATATAAAATAGATATTTTAAGTAGAATTTCTAATGTATATTTAAATAAAAATAAATTAGAGATTGCATTAACTAAAATAGAATATGTAGATAAACTATTACAAAATATTGATTATAAAAAAGGGTTTATAGATAGTAAAATAATTTTAGCAAATATATATTATAAAAAGGGAGAATACGAAAAAGTTATTAAAATATGTACTGAAGGAATAAAAGAATGTGATGATAATTATATAAAATTGAGAGTAGTTTTATATAATATACTTGGAAAAAGTAATATGTATTTAAACTACATCGATGAAGCTGTAAAAGATTATGGAAAAGTGTATTTAGATAGTAAAAAAATAAATTATCAAAAGGGAATTGTACTTGCATATAGTAATTTAGCCACTATATATTTAAATTACTATCAGATTTTAGATATAGCAGAAGAATATTTAATAAAGGTAAAAGAAATTTGTGAAAAAAATAAGCTACTTTATCATGAAGTAATAGTTTTGCAAAGGTTGGGACAAATATATAGTGAAAGATTTCAGTATGAGAAAGCATTAAATATTTTTGAAAAAGCTTTAAATAAGTCTAAATATATTGAATATGTAAATGGGATATTTAATAGTATGAGTTTTATAGCAACTTTACAACTAAGATTAAGCAATTATGAAGAGGCATTTAAATATTATAAAATAGCTGAAAAATATATAAAAGATAATACAGATAGTTTGAATAATATATATAAATATTGTTTATTACAAGGTGCATTTTTATTTAATTTAGGTGATATAAAAAAAACAAAACAATATGTAACGAAAGCATTAGATATATATGCTGAAGAAAAATCTTTATTAAGGTGGAAAGCAGAAGAAATTTTAATTTTTATAAAGTTAGTACAAGAACATGAAAAAATTAATTTGAATAAATATATATATCGTATAAAACGAATTTCAAATAGATATAAAAATCATTTAAATAAGCTAAATTTTATATATAGTGTGTCAATTATAATACATGAGTTAGGATATAAGAATGTTGCTATAAAATTATTTAATTCTATGTTAACAGATAGTTGGAGTAGTATTAATGATAGGATAAAGCTTAAAGAATTATATTTTAAAGGAATTAGTGAAAAAGGAGATCAAAAACTTACATTTTTATATGAGGCATTAAAAATAGCAAAAAAACTTAAGGATAGTATAATGGAATGTCGCATATATATTAAACTTGGAGATCATTATTATCATAATGAAAAATATAGTTTTAGTGCTTATTACTATTTAGAAAGTTGTGAAATAATAAGAAAATTATTATTTAATGTATTTAAAAACAATAGGATTCAGTATTGTAATTTTAATAATTTTGTAAAACCTTTTAAGAGATTAAATATTATAAAAACAATATTTTCTGAAGATGAAGAAAATGAGTATGGTGTATTTGATAGTAAGTTTAAAAATGAATATAATATACATTCTGAAAGAGAATTAATGGAATTATTAAATTTTGATAATTTAATTAGCCTATTAAGTAATAAAAAATTTATGAAGAGTTTGAATAAAATTTATAATAGTTTTTATTCTATAGGTATTTGCCATCAAAAAGATATAATATCAAATTTAACATGTGATTCTCTTAAAAATCTTAAATTAATTATACAATATATATCCTCTAAGACTTTAGCTACAGAGGCAGAAATAGTTATAGAAAATGAAGGAAATGAATTTATAACTATCGCATCATTAACAGGAAATGATATAAGAAAAGAAAATAAAGAAATATTTCAAAGAGTCAAAAAAACAAAGAATCCTTTTGTTGTATTTAATAATGAAGTGAATCCTGATAAATTTCAATTTAGTTCAGTTACTAGGGAAAAGAAAGCGATTGTTTGTATTCCAGTGATGATGTGTTATAATGATAGTTCTTTATTTAGAAGGAAAAGTCAACAAATTTTAAAAGCACCAGTTATAAATGGATATATATATATTAGTTCTGAAAAATTTATGAATAATATAAGTAAAAGAAGTATAAATAATTGTATAAAATTAGTTAATCTTATAGCTTACATAATAGATAAATATCAATTGAATATTAGTTGTTCAATTGATAAGCTAACAGGTGCATATACTAGAAAATATTTAGAAGAAAAATTAAGTGAAAGTATTGAATATGCTAATTGTAATAATGATAAATTTTCAATAATAATGTTTGATTTAGATCATTTTAAAAATATAAATGACACATTTGGACATCAAGTAGGTGATAAAGTATTGCACAGCGTTTGCAATACAGTTATGAATAACTTGCGAAGTGAAGATATTTGTGGTAGATATGGGGGGGAAGAATTTATAGCAGTACTTCCTAGGATCAATAATAAGGAAGCACTAAAAATAGCGGATAGAATTAGAAGAGCAATAGAAGAAAGTAAAATTATGGGAGATGAAATGCCGATAACAATTAGTGCAGGAATAGCTACTTATCCATGTCAAGCACAATTAAAAAGAGAGTTAATAGAAAAAGCGGATCAAGCATTATATATGGCTAAAGACTTAGGGAGAAATAGATGTCAGATATGGAGAAGTGAATTTGGTAATAAAGTAAAAGTAACTAGTAAATTAACAGGAATAATTTCGGGCAATTTTCCTCAAGATTCTAGAAATGTTCTTGGTATGATTGAATTAATGGATATAATAAGTGAAAATATAAAAATTGAAGAAAAAATACATAAAATTTTAGGGCATATAATAGGAATAACAGAAGCAGAATATGCTAATTTAATATTTATGGATGAAAATAATAATACATTCGAAAGCTTTGGAAGAAAAAGACTCCAAGAAGATTGGTCATATGAGTACTCCTGTAAAGAGAAAATTATTGAAAAAGTTATACAACAAAGGCAAGGTATATGTGTCATGGATTGGAATGAAGCATTTAACTATGATTTATTAACAGTTTTACCTGAGTGGTATTCAATAATGGCTATTCCGATTATAAAAAATGATATTGTAAAATCTATATTATATTTATCTGTACCTTGTAAAATTAAAAAATTTAGTAGGGATGAATTGAATTTTGTTACTATTCTTAGCAGAATAATAACATATATAAACTAA
- a CDS encoding L-lactate dehydrogenase, translating into MNPKKTKISIIGAGFVGSTTAYALMMSSLVSELVIVDINKDRATGEAMDLAHGVSFVSPVNIYAGDYSDTKDSDIVIITAGAAQKPGETRLDLINKNFNIFKSIIPEITKYSPNSILLVVSNPVDILTYITYKLSGFPKERVIGSGTVLDTSRFRYLLSEHFDIDARNIHTYIMGEHGDSEIATWSTTTVAGMDIQEYCDNFCHQCDGLQKYDIENSVKNAAYEVIEKKGATYYAIGLAVKRIVDAILRDENSILTVSSLLDGQYGLNDIYLGIPSIVGSTGIKKALEVSLDETESTKLINSANTLKQYIDKLSF; encoded by the coding sequence ATGAATCCAAAAAAAACTAAAATATCGATAATTGGCGCTGGATTTGTCGGATCAACTACAGCTTATGCACTAATGATGTCATCACTAGTGTCTGAACTAGTAATAGTAGATATAAATAAGGATAGAGCCACTGGAGAAGCTATGGACTTAGCCCACGGAGTTTCTTTTGTAAGTCCTGTAAATATATATGCTGGTGACTATAGCGATACAAAAGATTCAGATATCGTAATAATTACTGCCGGTGCAGCTCAAAAACCAGGTGAAACTAGACTTGATTTAATTAATAAGAATTTTAATATTTTTAAATCAATAATTCCTGAAATAACAAAATACAGCCCTAATTCAATACTTTTAGTTGTTTCAAATCCTGTAGATATATTAACTTATATCACTTATAAATTATCAGGATTCCCAAAAGAAAGAGTAATCGGATCTGGTACAGTACTTGATACTTCAAGATTTAGATACTTATTAAGCGAACACTTTGACATAGATGCTAGAAATATTCACACATACATTATGGGTGAACATGGTGACTCTGAAATTGCTACTTGGAGTACAACAACTGTTGCTGGTATGGATATACAAGAATATTGTGATAATTTCTGTCATCAATGTGATGGATTACAAAAATATGATATCGAAAATAGTGTTAAAAATGCAGCCTATGAAGTTATAGAAAAGAAAGGTGCAACTTATTATGCAATAGGTCTTGCAGTTAAACGTATTGTTGATGCAATTTTAAGAGATGAAAACTCTATATTAACTGTTTCAAGTCTTCTTGATGGACAATACGGTCTTAATGACATTTACCTTGGCATTCCTTCAATAGTAGGTTCTACTGGAATTAAAAAAGCACTAGAAGTTTCTCTAGATGAAACAGAATCAACTAAATTAATCAATTCTGCTAACACATTAAAACAATATATCGATAAATTATCATTTTAA
- the pxpB gene encoding 5-oxoprolinase subunit PxpB: MGYNKLMTIKPMGDCAITLKFSEDINIDTHLKIKSLSEYLDKNPFEWMVEYVPSFVSLTIFYNPLEVIKEFSEKSDIPFNIVKSQIEKVLSKLEEKVIDNPKIVEIPVCYGGEFGPDLSFVAEHNNLTIEEVIDIHSSFENRVYMIGFAPGFPYLAGMSNRISTPRRITPRLSIPAGSVGIAGNQTGVYPISTPGGWQLIGRTPVDLFNPQSESPSILKAGDIVKFKEILRKEYYEIKYSKEEKILKWA, translated from the coding sequence ATGGGATATAACAAATTAATGACAATAAAACCTATGGGAGATTGTGCAATTACATTAAAATTTAGTGAAGATATTAACATAGATACACATTTAAAAATAAAATCTTTATCGGAATACTTGGATAAAAATCCATTTGAATGGATGGTTGAGTATGTACCATCATTTGTGTCACTAACGATATTTTATAATCCTTTAGAAGTTATTAAAGAATTTAGTGAAAAAAGTGATATTCCATTTAATATAGTAAAATCACAAATTGAAAAAGTATTAAGCAAATTAGAGGAGAAAGTAATTGATAATCCTAAAATTGTTGAAATTCCAGTATGCTATGGTGGAGAATTTGGTCCAGATTTAAGTTTTGTAGCAGAACATAATAATTTAACTATAGAAGAAGTAATAGATATTCATTCAAGTTTTGAAAATAGAGTGTATATGATTGGATTTGCTCCAGGATTTCCGTATCTTGCTGGAATGTCAAATAGAATATCAACTCCAAGAAGAATTACTCCTAGATTATCAATACCAGCTGGGTCAGTTGGTATTGCAGGAAATCAAACTGGAGTGTACCCAATATCAACTCCTGGTGGATGGCAATTGATAGGAAGAACGCCAGTTGATTTATTTAATCCACAAAGTGAATCTCCAAGTATTCTTAAAGCCGGTGATATAGTAAAATTCAAAGAAATTTTAAGAAAAGAATATTATGAAATTAAGTATTCAAAGGAAGAGAAAATATTGAAATGGGCATAA
- a CDS encoding biotin-dependent carboxyltransferase family protein yields MGIIIKSPGLLTTIQDNGRYGFRKYGVIVSGAMDEVALRVGNVLVGNNEQDAAIEVTLMGPEVQINENTVISICGGNLSPKINNCPIPMWRPIYVKAGSILSFGKCIFGTRCYISFAGSINIEDIMGSKSTYLRAEIGGYNGRKLIKNDELILNKPSYHSVKIIKSLSSQVNSNGFSYPKWSVSNSIIPKYNLNSTLRVVKGEEFNYFNDESKNAFLQEKFLITPQSDRMGYRIKGSELKLKSPLEMISNAVALGTIQVPPDGNPIVLLADRQTTGGYPKIGEIITIDIPCIAQLKPGDNVSFKEISLEKAQKLYIKREKDIQALKTSLLLKF; encoded by the coding sequence ATGGGCATAATAATAAAATCACCGGGATTATTAACTACTATTCAGGATAATGGGAGATATGGATTTAGAAAATACGGAGTAATAGTAAGTGGTGCTATGGATGAAGTTGCATTAAGAGTTGGAAATGTATTAGTTGGAAATAATGAACAAGATGCGGCTATAGAAGTTACATTAATGGGACCAGAAGTTCAAATAAATGAAAATACTGTGATTTCTATTTGTGGGGGGAATTTATCACCTAAAATAAATAATTGTCCTATTCCAATGTGGAGACCTATTTATGTAAAGGCGGGAAGCATACTGAGTTTTGGTAAGTGCATATTTGGTACAAGATGTTATATATCATTTGCAGGTTCCATTAATATTGAGGACATTATGGGAAGTAAAAGTACGTATTTGAGAGCTGAAATTGGTGGATATAATGGAAGAAAGCTGATTAAAAATGATGAATTAATATTAAATAAACCATCATATCATAGTGTCAAAATTATAAAAAGTCTTTCAAGTCAAGTTAATTCTAATGGATTTTCATATCCTAAGTGGAGTGTAAGTAATTCTATTATTCCCAAATATAATTTAAATTCTACATTAAGAGTTGTAAAAGGTGAAGAATTTAACTATTTTAATGATGAAAGTAAAAATGCGTTTTTACAAGAAAAATTTTTAATAACGCCTCAGTCAGATAGGATGGGCTATAGGATTAAGGGAAGTGAGTTGAAATTAAAATCTCCTTTAGAAATGATATCAAATGCGGTAGCACTTGGAACCATTCAAGTACCACCTGACGGAAATCCTATAGTACTTTTAGCAGATAGGCAGACTACTGGAGGATATCCTAAAATTGGTGAAATTATAACTATAGATATACCATGTATTGCTCAATTAAAACCAGGGGATAATGTAAGTTTTAAAGAAATTTCATTGGAAAAGGCACAAAAATTGTATATAAAGAGGGAAAAAGATATACAAGCATTAAAAACATCATTATTATTAAAATTTTAG